DNA from Thermomicrobiales bacterium:
GGTGCCCGTGCAGCAGCCCGATGCGATGCTCGCCGCAGCGGAAGTAGCGCTCAAACGTCAGCATCCGCATCATGTCCGGGTTTGCTTCGTCACCGTTCCCATACACCGCGAACGCCGGCGCGATGGATTCGAGGCGCTCCAGCACCCATGGGCGCAGGATGTCGCCCGCGTGAAAGATCACGTCGCAACTCGACAGGCCCTCCAGCAGAGCGGGCGGCAGCGGACGCTGCGCCACAAGGTGCGTGTCCGCTACCAG
Protein-coding regions in this window:
- a CDS encoding metallophosphatase family protein; its protein translation is LVADTHLVAQRPLPPALLEGLSSCDVIFHAGDILRPWVLERLESIAPAFAVYGNGDEANPDMMRMLTFERYFRCGEHRIGLLHGHHHAGKSRVTAREYAFDRMRGLVDWVVYGHSHQPKIEERDGLWMINPGSPTQPRWAPRPTWGTLDVGEQVRAQLIDL